The following coding sequences are from one Nonlabens arenilitoris window:
- the asnB gene encoding asparagine synthase B: MCGIVGMFQLKKDSQEQREKVLELSKKLRHRGPDWSGIYCGDNAILAHERLTIVDPQSGGQPLYSPDGKIVLAVNGEIYNHQKIRDHYKDSYDFKTKSDCEVILALYQDKGVDFMDELTGMYGFALYDSEKDVFLCARDHQGIIPLYYGTDELGQFYVASELKALEGTCNQINPFPPGHYYYSKDNSFTKWYDREWKNYDAVKGNTSSVADLKKAMEDSVHRHLMSDVPYGVLLSGGLDSSIVSAVAKKYAAKRIETGDNSDAWWPQLHSFAIGLEGSPDLAAAQKVADHIGTVHHSVNFTIQEGLDAIKDVVYFLETYDVTTIRASTPMYLLARVIKSMGIKMVLSGEGSDEIFGGYLYFHKAPNAEEFHKETVRKLDTLHLYDNLRANKSLAAWGIEGRVPFLDKEFIDVAMRLNPQDKMCGGGKMEKHILREAFEDYLPESVAWRQKEQFSDGVGYSWIDTLKEVVNDVVTDEMMEAAPYKYKINPPQNKEEYYYRSIFSEHFPSDTAANCVPSLKSVACSTPVALEWDEAFKNMNDPSGRAVSGVHDEGY, encoded by the coding sequence ATGTGTGGAATAGTAGGGATGTTTCAGCTGAAGAAAGACAGCCAAGAGCAACGAGAAAAAGTTTTAGAACTTTCAAAAAAATTAAGACATAGAGGACCTGACTGGTCGGGAATCTATTGTGGCGACAATGCCATACTTGCTCATGAACGATTAACCATTGTAGATCCTCAATCTGGAGGTCAACCTTTATATAGTCCAGACGGTAAAATCGTACTTGCCGTTAATGGAGAGATCTATAACCATCAAAAAATACGCGATCATTATAAAGATAGTTATGATTTTAAAACTAAAAGTGACTGTGAGGTCATATTAGCGCTTTATCAAGATAAAGGTGTAGACTTTATGGATGAGCTTACAGGAATGTACGGCTTTGCACTTTATGACAGTGAAAAAGATGTTTTCCTTTGTGCAAGGGACCATCAGGGAATTATTCCTCTTTACTACGGTACAGATGAACTTGGGCAATTCTATGTTGCAAGTGAGCTTAAAGCTTTAGAAGGAACTTGTAATCAAATCAATCCATTTCCTCCAGGGCACTATTATTATAGTAAGGATAATAGTTTTACAAAGTGGTATGATCGCGAGTGGAAAAATTATGATGCCGTAAAAGGCAATACAAGCTCTGTCGCAGATCTTAAAAAAGCCATGGAAGATTCTGTTCATAGACATTTAATGAGTGACGTACCCTATGGAGTATTGCTATCTGGTGGATTAGATAGCTCTATAGTTAGTGCAGTTGCAAAAAAATATGCTGCAAAACGTATAGAAACTGGTGATAACAGTGATGCTTGGTGGCCGCAACTTCACTCGTTTGCTATAGGTTTAGAAGGATCACCAGATCTAGCAGCTGCACAAAAAGTTGCTGATCATATAGGAACTGTACACCACAGTGTAAATTTTACAATTCAAGAAGGATTAGACGCCATTAAGGATGTGGTATATTTCTTAGAGACCTATGACGTAACAACCATTAGAGCTTCAACTCCTATGTATTTACTAGCTAGGGTCATAAAATCTATGGGTATCAAAATGGTACTTTCTGGAGAAGGTAGTGATGAAATTTTTGGTGGATATTTATACTTTCACAAAGCACCTAATGCCGAGGAGTTTCATAAAGAAACAGTTCGTAAACTTGACACATTACATCTTTATGACAACTTAAGAGCAAATAAATCGCTGGCTGCATGGGGAATAGAAGGTCGTGTACCTTTTCTTGATAAAGAATTTATTGATGTTGCAATGCGACTTAATCCCCAAGACAAAATGTGTGGTGGTGGCAAAATGGAAAAGCACATACTTAGAGAAGCTTTTGAGGATTATTTACCTGAAAGTGTCGCATGGCGTCAAAAAGAACAATTTAGCGATGGTGTAGGCTACAGCTGGATAGACACCTTAAAAGAAGTCGTAAACGACGTTGTTACTGATGAGATGATGGAAGCAGCTCCATATAAATACAAAATCAATCCACCACAAAATAAAGAAGAGTATTACTACCGCAGTATTTTTAGTGAACACTTCCCTAGTGATACGGCCGCAAATTGTGTCCCTTCTTTAAAATCTGTAGCCTGTTCAACACCGGTTGCACTGGAATGGGATGAGGCATTTAAAAACATGAATGACCCATCTGGACGTGCTGTAAGCGGTGTACATGATGAAGGTTATTAA
- a CDS encoding anthranilate synthase component I family protein, whose product MQKHKATTTQESILADMLTPVAIYMRLRDKYPGSILLESNEYGERSNSYSFICCNPVAQFSVTNSSIDSQFPDGTFQQSSYDSGYDLAAGLTQFKDSFSHTLSDLPFPNHGLFGYLGYDAVQLFESLEFRFRESENNIPLAHYQVFQNVMVFDHYHNQLHIFEHLYDGKNSKMNELLSVIKHKDVAQYSFNTTGAETSEMNDDAFKNLIEKGKEHCRRGDVFQIVLSRKFSQDFQGDDFNVYRELRAINPSPYLFYFDYGNYRIFGSSPEAQLIIKENHASIQPIAGTYKRTGNDSADLKAAEELKKDPKETAEHVMLVDLARNDLSRHARDVSVTDYQNIHFYSHVIHMVSKVTGLINEEDKIRLIGDTFPAGTLSGAPKYKAMQLIDQYESSSRSFYGGAIGYLGFDGNFNHAIIIRSILSQGKTLNFRAGAGVVVHSNIDDETQEVYNKTNALRKAINQATQNHSIK is encoded by the coding sequence ATGCAAAAACATAAAGCAACTACCACACAAGAATCTATTCTAGCAGACATGCTTACTCCTGTAGCCATATACATGCGATTGCGTGATAAATATCCTGGTAGTATCTTACTAGAAAGTAACGAGTATGGAGAACGCAGTAATAGCTATTCTTTTATTTGCTGTAATCCAGTAGCTCAATTTTCAGTCACAAATTCTAGTATAGATAGCCAGTTTCCAGATGGCACTTTTCAACAATCATCTTATGATTCAGGCTATGATTTAGCAGCTGGACTTACACAATTTAAGGATTCATTCTCTCATACACTCTCAGATTTACCATTTCCTAATCACGGCCTCTTCGGTTATTTAGGATATGATGCTGTGCAGTTATTTGAGTCATTAGAGTTTCGCTTTCGCGAAAGCGAAAACAACATACCTCTTGCCCATTATCAAGTATTTCAAAATGTAATGGTATTTGATCATTACCACAACCAACTACATATTTTTGAACATCTTTATGATGGTAAGAATTCTAAAATGAATGAACTGCTTAGTGTCATCAAACATAAAGATGTTGCGCAGTATAGTTTTAATACTACTGGCGCCGAAACATCAGAAATGAATGATGATGCCTTTAAAAATTTAATTGAAAAAGGAAAAGAACATTGTCGACGTGGTGATGTATTTCAAATTGTATTATCTCGTAAATTTTCTCAAGATTTTCAAGGAGATGATTTCAACGTATACCGTGAATTAAGAGCCATTAATCCTAGTCCATATTTATTCTATTTTGACTACGGTAATTATAGAATATTTGGATCTTCACCTGAAGCTCAATTAATTATTAAAGAAAATCATGCCAGCATTCAACCTATTGCCGGAACTTATAAAAGAACAGGTAATGACAGTGCCGATCTAAAAGCCGCCGAGGAATTGAAAAAAGACCCTAAAGAAACTGCAGAACATGTAATGTTAGTTGATCTAGCGCGCAATGATCTAAGCAGACACGCAAGAGATGTTTCTGTTACTGATTATCAAAATATTCATTTCTACTCTCATGTTATACACATGGTTAGTAAAGTTACAGGATTAATTAACGAAGAAGATAAAATACGTTTAATAGGTGATACCTTTCCAGCTGGCACCTTGAGTGGCGCTCCTAAATATAAGGCCATGCAACTCATTGATCAATATGAATCATCTAGTCGCAGTTTTTATGGTGGAGCCATAGGATACCTAGGATTTGATGGTAATTTTAATCATGCCATTATAATACGCAGTATTTTATCACAAGGAAAGACTCTTAACTTTAGAGCTGGAGCAGGTGTAGTTGTACACAGTAATATTGATGACGAGACACAAGAAGTATATAATAAAACTAACGCCTTGCGGAAGGCCATTAATCAAGCAACTCAAAACCATTCTATAAAATGA
- a CDS encoding anthranilate synthase component II, which translates to MKSILIIDNYDSFTFNLVHYLEDLDVNVTVVRNDKITPEECVNYDAIVLSPGPGIPSEAGNLIPIIDFLKDKKPLLGICLGHQAITEVFGGEIINLDKVYHGISTQMTHTGNELFENIDTNFEAGRYHSWAAQASSFPDVLEITATDENGQIMALKHKELPIYGLQFHPESIMTPQGKTMLKNFIDTL; encoded by the coding sequence ATGAAAAGCATTCTTATCATAGATAATTACGACTCTTTTACCTTCAATCTAGTTCACTATTTAGAAGATTTAGATGTAAATGTCACCGTAGTACGTAACGATAAAATAACACCAGAAGAGTGTGTTAATTATGATGCTATCGTACTATCTCCAGGACCAGGAATACCAAGTGAAGCTGGTAATCTTATACCCATCATTGATTTTTTAAAAGATAAAAAGCCGCTACTAGGAATATGTTTAGGACATCAGGCCATTACTGAAGTCTTTGGTGGAGAAATTATTAACCTTGATAAGGTATATCATGGGATTTCAACACAAATGACACACACGGGTAATGAGCTTTTTGAAAACATTGACACTAATTTTGAGGCTGGACGTTACCATTCATGGGCTGCTCAAGCCAGTAGTTTTCCAGATGTTTTAGAAATAACTGCAACTGATGAAAATGGTCAAATTATGGCTTTAAAACATAAAGAACTACCTATTTACGGACTACAATTTCATCCAGAAAGTATCATGACTCCGCAGGGAAAAACGATGCTCAAGAACTTTATAGACACCTTATAG
- the trpD gene encoding anthranilate phosphoribosyltransferase, which produces MKEILNELFNHGTLSRQAAYDILTAITSGAVNDAQIAAFLTVYGMRSITVEELAGFRDAMLEQANLIDLSEFNPIDLCGTGGDGKDTFNISTLASFVTAGAGVPVAKHGNYGVSSVSGSSNVMEHLGFVFTNDHEVLRKQITEANITFLHAPLFHPAMKAVAPIRKQLGVKTFFNMLGPLVNPAKPKLQSVGVFNLQLARNYEYLFQSETDKKYAILHAHEGYDEVSLTGKVRLARNNGVSDLSASDFDMIPLKQSDIYGGDTVEDAALIFMKVLENKATDAQKNVVIANAATAIAVAKSISIKEAVVVARESLESGKALKSFQKLMELKV; this is translated from the coding sequence ATGAAAGAAATTCTAAATGAATTATTTAATCATGGCACGCTTTCGCGACAAGCGGCATACGATATCCTTACTGCTATCACAAGTGGTGCTGTAAATGATGCGCAAATTGCTGCCTTCTTAACTGTTTATGGCATGCGCAGCATCACCGTAGAAGAATTAGCAGGCTTTAGAGATGCCATGTTAGAACAAGCAAATCTTATAGACCTTTCAGAATTCAATCCTATAGATTTATGTGGTACTGGTGGTGACGGAAAAGACACTTTTAACATCAGTACTTTAGCGAGTTTTGTAACCGCTGGAGCTGGTGTACCAGTTGCAAAACACGGTAACTATGGAGTCAGTTCTGTAAGTGGTTCTTCTAACGTTATGGAACATCTAGGATTTGTATTTACAAATGATCATGAAGTTTTAAGAAAACAAATAACTGAGGCTAACATCACTTTCTTACATGCACCTTTATTTCATCCTGCGATGAAGGCAGTGGCACCCATAAGAAAGCAATTAGGGGTAAAAACCTTCTTTAATATGTTAGGCCCATTAGTAAATCCAGCCAAACCTAAATTACAAAGTGTAGGCGTTTTTAATTTACAACTAGCTCGTAATTACGAGTATCTTTTTCAATCAGAGACTGATAAAAAATATGCCATATTACATGCGCATGAAGGTTATGATGAAGTAAGCTTGACAGGTAAAGTACGCTTGGCTAGAAATAATGGAGTTAGCGATCTATCGGCTAGTGATTTTGATATGATACCTCTTAAACAATCAGATATTTATGGCGGTGATACCGTAGAAGATGCTGCGTTGATTTTTATGAAAGTACTTGAAAATAAAGCGACCGATGCACAAAAGAATGTAGTTATAGCAAATGCAGCAACCGCAATAGCCGTTGCAAAAAGCATTTCTATTAAAGAAGCAGTAGTTGTAGCTAGAGAATCATTAGAATCCGGAAAAGCCTTAAAAAGCTTTCAGAAACTTATGGAGCTTAAAGTTTAG
- the trpC gene encoding indole-3-glycerol phosphate synthase TrpC → MEDILKKITNQTAQDLKVRKNKTSLSQLREMPFYSRQAFSLHNGLKNGSGIIAEHKRQSPSKGSFNCPASIQEVVKGYEKAGASAISCLTDQPFFGGTLQDLLETRSEVNIPILRKDFMIDLYQIHEAKAYGADAILLIAACLNNEELKTMSLEAMNLGLEILFEVHDLDELNRIKEVTASFNSSKFIIGVNNRDLKRFKTDIQNSKDLLPHFPEGVLAISESGISNPETVKELKELGFQGFLIGENFMKTDLPGASCEQFIKAIKS, encoded by the coding sequence ATGGAAGATATTCTTAAGAAAATAACCAATCAAACTGCTCAAGACTTAAAAGTTAGAAAAAATAAAACATCTCTTTCTCAATTAAGAGAGATGCCATTCTATTCTAGACAAGCTTTTTCATTACATAATGGTTTAAAGAATGGCAGCGGTATTATTGCCGAGCATAAAAGACAAAGTCCTAGTAAAGGCTCTTTCAATTGCCCAGCGAGCATACAAGAAGTCGTTAAAGGATACGAAAAAGCTGGTGCGAGCGCAATTAGTTGTTTAACAGACCAGCCTTTTTTCGGTGGAACCCTACAAGATTTACTTGAAACAAGATCAGAAGTTAATATACCTATCCTGCGCAAGGATTTCATGATTGACTTATATCAAATTCATGAAGCCAAAGCCTATGGAGCAGATGCTATCCTACTTATCGCAGCATGTTTGAATAATGAAGAATTAAAAACCATGTCTTTAGAGGCGATGAATTTAGGTCTTGAAATTCTTTTTGAAGTCCATGATCTAGATGAGTTAAACCGTATTAAAGAAGTAACCGCTTCTTTTAATTCCTCAAAATTTATCATAGGCGTAAACAATAGAGATTTAAAGAGGTTTAAAACTGATATTCAAAACAGTAAAGACCTTTTACCGCATTTTCCAGAAGGCGTTCTTGCTATATCAGAAAGCGGTATTTCTAATCCAGAAACAGTTAAAGAACTTAAAGAGCTGGGCTTTCAAGGATTTTTAATAGGTGAAAACTTTATGAAAACGGACTTACCAGGAGCAAGTTGCGAGCAATTTATAAAAGCTATAAAATCATGA
- a CDS encoding phosphoribosylanthranilate isomerase: protein MRDIHNINQLQELDIDFMGIIRYSKSKRFVDNSQKQEVAQQTMNKGTVGVYVNETVDNILKDIIPLQLDVVQLHGDENPAFAKALLEIDIKIFKAFQITEDFNFDTLKEWEKLASQYVGKLFFVFDTATPNYGGSGKKFNWSILDSYKGEVPFLLSGGISKNDVTMIKEFKHNMFLGIDLNSKFETEPGVKNIEEIKTFIEKLRK from the coding sequence ATGCGCGACATCCACAATATCAACCAGCTACAAGAATTGGACATCGATTTCATGGGAATTATACGTTACTCAAAGTCTAAGCGGTTTGTAGACAATTCTCAAAAGCAAGAAGTAGCACAACAAACCATGAATAAAGGCACTGTAGGTGTGTATGTGAATGAAACTGTTGACAATATTTTAAAAGACATTATACCATTACAACTAGATGTGGTTCAACTACATGGTGATGAGAATCCCGCTTTCGCGAAAGCGTTACTAGAAATAGACATCAAGATATTTAAAGCATTTCAAATCACCGAAGACTTTAATTTTGATACCTTAAAAGAATGGGAAAAGCTTGCATCGCAATATGTCGGCAAACTTTTTTTCGTATTTGATACTGCTACACCTAATTATGGTGGTAGTGGCAAGAAATTTAACTGGTCTATTCTCGACTCTTATAAGGGAGAAGTTCCGTTTTTATTAAGTGGTGGCATTTCAAAAAATGATGTCACCATGATAAAAGAATTTAAACACAACATGTTTTTAGGCATTGATCTTAATTCAAAATTTGAGACAGAGCCTGGTGTTAAAAACATAGAAGAAATAAAAACATTCATAGAAAAATTAAGAAAATGA